Proteins found in one Aspergillus puulaauensis MK2 DNA, chromosome 8, nearly complete sequence genomic segment:
- a CDS encoding aldo/keto reductase (COG:C;~EggNog:ENOG410PFM7;~InterPro:IPR023210,IPR036812;~PFAM:PF00248), with amino-acid sequence MEYTRFVGDSGLYVSKVILGTASYGSSRWQEWVDEEEAALPLLKHAFDVGITTWDTADAYSNGRSEEIIGKALKMHGIPREQVVILTKIFYALDPDSQGPISSLVDKTKRHLVNRVGLSRKHVLAAVAESTQRLGTYIDVLQIHRLDRECNLTETMKALHDVVESGRVRYLGASSMAAWEFQKLQYIADKNGWHKFISMQNYHNLLYREEEREMIPFCRDSGVGILPWSPLARGVLARPWTERGSQREQTDKLLRGLVRERETPADGIIVSRVQEIAKKRGVPMSTIALAWSLRQGLCPIAGLRSTARIDEAVQAVAFQLSDDEAAYLEEPYTPKEVVY; translated from the exons ATGGAATATACGCGGTT TGTGGGCGATTCCGGTCTTTACGTCTCCAAAGTTATTCTCGGGACAGCGAGCTATGGATCTTCTCGCTGGCAGGAAtgggttgatgaagaggaggcagcGCTTCCTTTACTGAAGCATGCATTTGACGTGGGTATAACTACTTGGGATACA GCCGATGCATACTCAAACGGCCGATCTGAGGAAATTATTGGCAAGGCTTTGAAAATGCACGGCATTCCCCGCGAGCAAGTGGTTATCCTAACCAAGATATTCTACGCGCTTGATCCGGATAGCCAGGGTCCAATTTCCTCCCTGGTGGACAAGACTAAGCGCCACCTGGTAAACCGGGTCGGGCTATCACGCAAGCACGTTTTGGCGGCGGTTGCAGAGAGCACGCAGCGCCTTGGGACTTACATTGACGTCCTGCAGATTCATAGGCTTGACCGAGAGTGCAATCTCAcagagacgatgaaggcgtTGCACGACGTTGTGGAGAGTGGGAGGGTGCGCTACCTAGGAGCAAGCTCTATGGCAGCGTGGGAGTTTCAAAAGCTACAGTACATTGCGGACAAGAATGGATGGCACAAGTTCATTTCCATGCAGAACTACCACAACCTTCTTTACCGTGAGGAGGAGCGAGAAATGATCCCGTTCTGTCGAGATAGCGGCGTCGGTATTCTTCCTTGGAGCCCGCTCGCACGCGGTGTCCTGGCTCGTCCTTGGACGGAACGAGGCAGTCAGCGAGAGCAGACGGACAAGCTTTTGCGTGGCCTAGTGCGAGAACGCGAGACTCCCGCCGATGGAATTATCGTCAGCCGAGTACAAGAGATTGCGAAAAAGAGAGGCGTCCCGATGTCAACAATCGCCTTGGCCTGGAGTCTGCGGCAAGGCTTGTGTCCAATTGCCGGCCTGCGAAGCACCGCTCGAATTGATGAGGCCGTCCAGGC
- a CDS encoding BNR/Asp-box repeat domain protein (CAZy:GH93;~COG:O;~EggNog:ENOG410Q2KI;~SECRETED:SignalP(1-20);~antiSMASH:Cluster_8.3): protein MAPFARLAVALALAIGGVGASPQSTFDNVTIFTLPPSWEDRQTSYARTIMLHHEQDHRKHRVMLSTWTFGAPGGPYLPIYKSIDEGESWSEYSRLYFTHRNYTGGGLWQPSLYKLPQQVGDFPPGTILASANAIPRDFSSTNIEVYASRDRGLAWEFVSVVAIGTAPNTTNGAHPIWEPFIMMYEDKLTVYYSDQRDPLHGQKLAHQSTRDLVHWGPVVNDVAYANYTLRPGMTTVARIGNGKYMLSYELALATEVPYAVHYRIADNPLEFDRAESHLLKSQDGTIPAACPYTVWTPAGGPHGTIVLSDGTYEEVFINRQNGHPHAWVKVPSGKGVAYSRSLTVMPEKDVILFLNGGLYGADNTTVTVGEWKIPAHP, encoded by the exons ATGGCCCCCTTTGCCCGCTTGGCCGTAGCCCTAGCCTTGGCTATAGGAGGTGTGGGAGCATCTCCCCAAAGCACCTTTGACAATGTGACCATATTTACACTACCGCCAAGCTGGGAGGACCGGCAAACCTCCTATGCGCGGACGATTATGCTTCATCATGAGCAAGACCATCGCAAACACCGTGTGATGCTCTCGACTTGGACATTCGGGGCTCCTGGCGGACCATATCTCCCGATCTACAAGTCTATAGACGAGGGCGAGTCCTGGTCTGAGTATTCCAGGCTCTACTTCACTCATCGAAACTACACTGGCGGCGGCCTCTGGCAGCCATCCCTATACAAGCTACCACAGCAAGTGGGAGATTTCCCCCCCGGAACGATTCTGGCATCCGCAAATGCTATTCCCAGGGATTTTTCATCCACAAACATTGAGGTCTATGCCAGCCGAGACAGAGG GTTAGCCTGGGAGTTTGTATCGGTTGTCGCTATCGGGACTGCCCCCAACACGACCAATGGGGCCCATCCAATCTGGGAGCCTTTTATCATGATGTATGAGGATAAGCTTACCGTTTACTACTCAGACCAACGGGATCCCCTCCACGGTCAGAAGCTCGCACACCAGTCGACGCGGGATCTCGTCCACTGGGGACCCGTAGTCAACGACGTTGCATATGCAAACTATACCCTGCGTCCCGGTATGACCACCGTTGCAAGGATCGGTAATGGGAAGTATATGCTATCATATGAGCTTGCCTTGGCAACCGAAGTGCCTTATGCTGTCCATTACCGCATTGCGGATAACCCACTCGAGTTCGACAGGGCGGAGTCTCATCTCCTCAAGTCCCAGGATGGCACAATCCCCGCCGCATGTCCGTACACGGTTTGGACGCCAGCGGGGGGCCCGCATGGGACGATTGTTCTCAGCGATGGAACGTATGAGGAGGTTTTTATCAACCGGCAGAATGGCCATCCGCATGCCTGGGTTAAAGTCCCCAGTGGAAAGGGCGTTGCGTACTCGAGATCCTTGACCGTCATGCCGGAGAAGGATGTGATTTTGTTCCTGAACGGGGGGTTGTATGGGGCAGACAATACGACAGTGACTGTAGGAGAGTGGAAGATCCCGGCACATCCTTGA
- a CDS encoding uncharacterized protein (COG:G;~EggNog:ENOG410PJ2G;~InterPro:IPR017853,IPR002241,IPR000111,IPR013785;~PFAM:PF16499;~antiSMASH:Cluster_8.3;~go_function: GO:0003824 - catalytic activity [Evidence IEA];~go_function: GO:0004553 - hydrolase activity, hydrolyzing O-glycosyl compounds [Evidence IEA];~go_process: GO:0005975 - carbohydrate metabolic process [Evidence IEA]) encodes MAPISKLITWGSMLALAQSTRIERRWNNSIGLTPHMGWSSWNVAQCDSASEEYALDTANQFIELGLKDLGYTYINIDDCWSTEERDAAGNLVPDPTKWPNGIRAVVDQIHDLGMKFGLYGCAGEMTCASYPGSQGHEVQDAQLLASWDIDFWKHDNCFTPCTTEPPPQTCWEGSVDTRPWYVTMHDALQSVSSTKEILFNICQWGRNEVWTWGAPLGHSWRIEGDNWGDWESVVRIGARASEIPEFSGPGGFNDLDMLFVGNGVLTEAQERLHFGLWAIAKSPLVIGADLNTIPETSLAILTNKDIIDINQDELGIAAGIFQPADAPEPVAGEIYPYWAGSLSDGAVIAFAAASGGGEFSVDFVDVPGLQAGPYGWKELYSGESGTGEGITFTVADDDIAIFKVTTT; translated from the exons ATGGCGCCCATCTCGAAGTTGATAACTTGGGGCTCTATGCTAGCCCTCGCTCAATCTACCAGGATAGAGCGCCGATGGAACAACTCGATCGGACTCACTCCACACATGGGCTGGAGTAGCTGG AATGTCGCCCAATGTGACTCTGCATCTGAGGAATACGCCTTAGACACCGCAAACCAGTTTATCGAGTTGGGTTTGAAAGACCTCGGATATACCTACATCAACATTGACGACTGCTGGTCAACCGAAGAAAGAGATGCGGCAGGCAACCTTGTTCCTGACCCTACCAAATGGCCCAACGGTATCCGTGCTGTCGTAGATCAAATCCACGACCTGGGGATGAAATTTGGTCTGTACGGGTGCGCCGGTGAGATGACGTGCGCCAGCTACCCCGGTTCCCAGGGCCATGAGGTGCAGGATGCGCAGCTCCTAGCCTCCTGGGATATTGACTTTTGGAAGCACGATAACTGTTTCACCCCATGCACCACTGAGCCGCCGCCCCAGACCTGCTGGGAGGGCTCTGTGGACACCAGGCCGTGGTATGTGACGATGCATGATGCGCTCCAGAGTGTGTCTAGTACGAAGGAGATCTTGTTCAATATCTGCCAGTGGGGTAGGAATGAGGTCTGGACTTGGGGTGCTCCGTTGGGCCACTCCTGGCGCATCGAGGGCGACAACTGGGGAGACTGGGAATCGGTGGTCAGAATCGGTGCCAGGGCATCGGAGATCCCTGAGTTTTCCGGTCCCGGGGGCTTCAATGACCTTGATATGCTG TTTGTGGGCAATGGCGTCCTGACGGAGGCCCAAGAACGACTGCACTTTGGACTCTGGGCAATTGCAAAGTCGCCTCTCGTCATTGGCGCTGACCTGAATACCATTCCGGAGACATCGCTGGCTATCCTGACCAACAAG GATATTATTGACATCAATCAAGACGAACTTGGCATCGCTGCAGGGATCTTCCAGCCGGCAGACGCCCCAGAACCGGTGGCTGGCGAAATATATCCATACTGGGCCGGGTCATTAAGCGACGGCGCGGTGATTGCATTCGCTGCGGCCAGCGGCGGAGGGGAATTCTCTGTTGACTTTGTCGATGTACCAGGACTGCAGGCGGGCCCATATGGGTGGAAGGAGCTGTATTCTGGAGAGAGTGGCACGGGCGAGGGCATCACTTTCACTGTGGCAGACGACGACATTGCTATCTTCAAGGTCACGACTACTTGA
- a CDS encoding uncharacterized protein (CAZy:GH3;~COG:G;~EggNog:ENOG410PMRH;~InterPro:IPR017853,IPR036962,IPR002772,IPR036881, IPR026891,IPR013783,IPR001764;~PFAM:PF14310,PF00933,PF01915;~SECRETED:SignalP(1-19);~antiSMASH:Cluster_8.3;~go_function: GO:0004553 - hydrolase activity, hydrolyzing O-glycosyl compounds [Evidence IEA];~go_process: GO:0005975 - carbohydrate metabolic process [Evidence IEA]): MISIDVLLGVLVVSGLVASERTCLPRSPEYKPDITYTGCYADDPNSPILTGRDYRANTQNSPGFCALLCGREGYRYAGLEQGLGFGGSDAFVEIQSPPGWKSRVNRPAICRVLETLQQPVAGTQRRFLRAQIITSLKGQPLMINENYSIDIYRINNPQAGKGNDIFADCTRDPLCSNPVCDPSLPVRERAAGLVKVLNVEEKLDTLVDKTPGVPRLGIWPYEWWSEALHGLAYAPGNEFEDSGNFSSATSFPMPIVMAASFNDDLVFAIGEAISIEARAYANAGLNGFDFYTPNINLFRDPRWGRGSETPGEDPLLAKNYVASLISSMEDQSSGYKRILATCKHYVGNDLESVGNVSRYGFDAVISTQDLSEYFLPPFRTCTAQKQVSSVMCSYNAVNGVPACADSYILQDILRDHWGWEAPDHYITTDCGVIGYMVTDHHYASDLGESAALALKAGTDLECNGSPNSGLLVAWNRSLITEHEVDRAAQRLYGALVTVGLFDNPPSLESLGWDAVNSPASKQVAYQSAVEGTVLIKNDGTLPLSANKSYALIGPWVAATEQLQGIYYGPAPFLISPLQAARDLGIKYTYVAGTGINETDPSTYDAALAAARSADVVIFLGGIDSSFEEETRDRESLAWPVPQMELITALAGNAKQLVVVRYGGGQLDDSELLTNKHVNGLLWGGYPGQSGGQAIIDLLFGKASPAGRLPVTQYPAWYADAVPPADMSLRPGEGNSHLGRTYMWYDGETAVPFGFGLHYTTFDVTIDQPPRWMSHTPIHNGARVSIQSVRGSTDWMELLELPVLQIPVTVTNTGPVTSDYVVLLFLKSDAGPSPRPLKTLAAYTRIKDIQPGQSATQDLTVNLDSLVRVDKNGDRVIYPGTFDLFVDLDAKSTFTFKLHGAPLTVERFPQPESKR, translated from the exons ATGATCAGTATTGACGTTCTCCTCGGGGTACTGGTTGTCTCTGGCCTCGTGGCTTCTGAACGTACGTGTTTGCCCAGGTCTCCAGAGTATAAACCGGATATCACCTATACGGGCTGTTATGCCGACGATCCCAACTCCCCAATCCTCACGGGCCGTGATTATAGAGCGAATACCCAAAACTCGCCTGGGTTCTGTGCGCTTCTTTGCGGGAGGGAAGGATACCGGTACGCTGGGTTGGAGCAGGGTCTCGGATTTGGAGGGTCG GATGCTTTTGTGGAAATTCAGTCCCCTCCGGGGTGGAAAAGCAGAGTCAATCGTCCTGCGATTTGCCGTGTCCTGGAGACCCTGCAGCAACCTGTGGCGGGAACTCAACGTAGGTTCTTGCGGGCCCAAATAATCACGTCTCTAAAAGGCCAGCCATTGATGATTAATGAAAACTATAGCATAGATATATATCGAATCAACAATCCACAAGCGGGCAAGGGAAATGATATCTTTGCCGACTGTACCAGGGATCCGCTGTGCTCAAATCCAGTATGCGACCCATCTCTTCCCGTGCGAGAGCGAGCGGCCGGGCTGGTCAAGGTCCTCAATGTCGAGGAAAAGCTGGATACTCTCGTCGACAAGACCCCTGGGGTACCGAGATTGGGTATCTGGCCGTACGAATGGTGGTCTGAGGCGCTACATGGGCTCGCCTATGCCCCCGGAAATGAGTTCGAAGATAGTGGCAACTTCAGCTCTGCAACCTCATTTCCCATGCCCATAGTCATGGCTGCCTCCTTCAACGACGATCTTGTATTTGCCATTGGTGAGGCCATCAGTATAGAAGCAAGAGCGTATGCCAATGCTGGCCTTAACGGCTTCGACTTTTAT ACTCCGAACATAAATCTCTTTCGAGATCCTCGCTGGGGCCGTGGGTCTGAAACCCCCGGAGAAGACCCTCTGCTGGCGAAAAACTATGTCGCCAGCTTAATATCCAGTATGGAGGATCAATCGTCTGGCTATAAGAGGATTCTCGCCACCTGCAAACACTACGTCGGCAACGACCTGGAGAGCGTTGGAAACGTGTCTCGTTACGGCTTTGATGCAGTCATCTCGACTCAAGATTTGTCCGAGTACTTCCTCCCGCCCTTCCGCACGTGTACTGCGCAGAAACAAGTCAGTTCTGTAATGTGCAGCTACAATGCTGTCAACGGGGTCCCGGCGTGTGCGGACAGCTATATACTACAGGACATCCTGCGAGACCACTGGGGGTGGGAAGCCCCGGACCATTATATCACCACAGACTGTGGCGTCATTGGATACATGGTCACCGATCACCATTACGCCTCGGACCTTGGCGAGTCGGCGGCCCTGGCTCTGAAAGCAGGCACTGATCTGGAATGCAATGGGAGCCCGAACAGCGGTCTCCTGGTGGCCTGGAACCGGTCCCTCATTACCGAGCACGAGGTAGACAGGGCCGCACAGCGGTTGTATGGCGCATTGGTCACCGTCGGGCTGTTTGATAACCCTCCTTCACTGGAGTCCCTTGGCTGGGATGCAGTGAATAGCCCCGCCTCCAAGCAGGTAGCGTACCAATCTGCGGTAGAAGGCACGGTTCTTATCAAAAATGATGGAACCCTCCCGCTGTCGGCCAATAAATCTTATGCGCTGATCGGTCCATGGGTAGCTGCAACCGAACAGCTACAGGGTATCTACTACGGCCCAGCAcccttcttgatctccccTCTGCAGGCGGCCAGAGACCTTGGGATCAAGTACACCTACGTTGCGGGAACCGGCATCAATGAAACGGATCCCTCCACGTACGATGCCGCTCTTGCAGCTGCTAGATCCGCGGATGTCGTGATCTTCTTAGGCGGTATCGACAGCAGCTTTGAGGAGGAGACGCGAGACCGAGAGAGCCTGGCGTGGCCGGTCCCTCAAATGGAATTGATTACAGCCCTCGCCGGGAATGCAAAGCAATTGGTCGTCGTCCGGTACGGAGGCGGCCAACTCGACGACTCGGAGCTACTCACCAATAAACACGTAAACGGTCTCCTGTGGGGGGGATACCCGGGCCAGTCAGGAGGGCAGGCCATTATAGACTTGTTGTTTGGCAAGGCCTCGCCAGCTGGTCGACTGCCTGTCACTCAGTACCCGGCGTGGTATGCTGATGCCGTACCACCAGCGGACATGAGTCTTCGCCCAGGGGAGGGCAACTCCCACCTCGGGCGTACATATATGTGGTACGATGGAGAGACCGCTGTACCTTTCGGGTTCGGCCTTCACTACACCACCTTTGACGTGACTATCGATCAACCGCCACGATGGATGAGCCATACACCAATCCATAATGGCGCCCGGGTGTCTATACAGTCCGTCAGGGGCTCCACTGACTGGATGGAGCTGTTGGAGCTCCCCGTGCTCCAGATTCCCGTAACAGTCACCAATACTGGACCAGTCACATCGGACTACgtggtgctgctgtttcTTAAATCCGACGCAGGGCCGTCTCCGCGACCATTGAAGACACTGGCAGCGTACACACGAATCAAGGATATCCAGCCGGGTCAGTCGGCGACACAGGACTTGACAGTGAATTTGGACAGCCTGGTTCGAGTTGACAAGAATGGTGACCGCGTCATATATCCTGGAACGTTTGATCTGTTCGTCGATCTGGACGCTAAATCCACGTTTACATTCAAGCTACACGGCGCGCCACTCACGGTGGAAAGGTTTCCCCAGCCAGAATCAAAACGATAA
- the ENDOGLUCANASE1_2 gene encoding glycoside hydrolase family 12 protein (CAZy:GH12;~COG:G;~EggNog:ENOG410PJJK;~InterPro:IPR002594,IPR013319,IPR013320;~PFAM:PF01670;~SECRETED:SignalP(1-15);~antiSMASH:Cluster_8.3;~go_function: GO:0004553 - hydrolase activity, hydrolyzing O-glycosyl compounds [Evidence IEA];~go_function: GO:0008810 - cellulase activity [Evidence IEA];~go_process: GO:0000272 - polysaccharide catabolic process [Evidence IEA]), with product MRFVTLASLAAAAVAQELCEQYGTHVSSPYSVNNNLWGMDSGSGSQCTYVDGISGSGAAWHTTWTWSGGEDEVKSYANSKLEDLNKALISDVQSIPTTVEWSYDNTDIRANVAYDLFTAADINHVTYSGDYELMIWLGRFGGVQPIGSQIGSATVSGATWELWNGMNGEMEVFSFVAASPLTSWSADIKEFWTYLSDQQGYPAASQYLINFQFGTEPFTGGETTLTVAQWTGSVS from the exons ATGAGGTTCGTTACTCTTGCCTCTCTGGCTGCGGCAGCCGTCGCCCAGGAGCTCTGCGAACAGTATGGCACACACGTCAGCAGCCCCTATAGCGTCAACAACAATCTGTGGGGGATGGactctggttctggctccCAGTGCACCTATGTTGATGGTATTTCGGGTTCGGGTGCAGCATGGCACACCACATGGACCTGGTCTGGGGGTGAGGACGAGGTTAAAAGCTACGCCAATTCCAAGCTCGAGGACCTGAACAAGGCGCTTATCAGTGATGTTCAGAGCATTCCCACCACAGTGGAATGGAGCTATGACAACACCGATATCAGGGCGAATGTGGCGTACGATCTCTTTACGGCGGCCGATATTAACCATGTCACCTACAGTGGCGATTATGAGCTGATGATCTG GCTCGGTCGTTTCGGCGGTGTCCAGCCCATTGGCTCTCAGATCGGCAGTGCCACTGTCAGCGGGGCTACCTGGGAGCTGTGGAATGGCATGAatggggagatggaggtgtTTAGCTTTGTTGCGGCCAGTCCCCTCACATCCTGGTCCGCAGACATCAAGGAATTCTGGACCTATTTGAGCGATCAGCAGGGGTATCCTGCAGCAAGCCAGTATCTGATTA ATTTCCAATTCGGCACGGAGCCTTTTACAGGAGGGGAGACCACCCTCACGGTTGCCCAGTGGACTGGTAGCGTTTCCTAA
- a CDS encoding uncharacterized protein (COG:C;~EggNog:ENOG410PUTB;~InterPro:IPR030395,IPR017946;~PFAM:PF03009;~SECRETED:SignalP(1-20);~antiSMASH:Cluster_8.3;~go_function: GO:0008081 - phosphoric diester hydrolase activity [Evidence IEA];~go_process: GO:0006629 - lipid metabolic process [Evidence IEA]), with protein sequence MYCTASTTLLLFGLASTTLAARQPYDVRKIIDAFRHPHDDLTVLCSHRGLRWNGTAENSRDAYFRTAEAGIECIETDIRLSQDLQLPMIHDSGLGRVTDVGEQAGEPAYNPFTGEGYDPKVAESNFTGFMEDLHLRDEQGRVRFERVPTLPEMVQSIHDAEMNVVLELDFKDQAAVEPAYWALKSLKNAAGIPANEWCIYKLQATWYKSPEEFEALPWVQDAFANGIQLSFIPVYEPSYHTEMDQLASLKAFSKTNYTISAEIELMSTDGVSYELLDLVKEMQNNPNFHIKSTGTFYSIGDFFEKESNLTFFDTGAFSLPEDIRHNNSVYVFQENKLPVLLDSKVKNYSVDGHDYRSDFNWIMEEGYNWVITETVDIWDVLLRKQGKRNIQHMIADGQTVADESRSNGWYKRHAKDFRI encoded by the exons ATGTATTGCACTGCCTCTACAACGCTATTACTGTTTGGACTCGCGTCCACAACCCTGGCTGCTCGACAGCCTTACGATGTCAGGAAGATCATCGATGCGTTCCGCCACCCGCACGACGATCTTACCGTTCTATGCTCTCACCGTGGCCTCAG ATGGAATGGGACTGCAGAGAACTCCCGGGATGCGTACTTCCGTACCGCAGAGGCAGGAATTGAATGTATTGAAACCGACATTCGGCTGTCCCAGGACTTGCAGCTCCCTATGATCCACGATAGTGGGCTTGGTCGGGTCACTGATGTGGGAGAGCAAGCCGGCGAGCCCGCTTATAACCCCTTCACCGGAGAAGGATATGACCCCAAGGTTGCCGAATCCAACTTCACTGGTTTTATGGAGGACCTACACCTACGAGACGAGCAGGGCCGTGTGCGCTTTGAGCGCGTACCAACTCTCCCGGAGATGGTGCAGAGTATTCACGACGCGGAGATGAATGTCGTCCTCGAGCTGGACTTCAAGGACCAAGCCGCCGTCGAGCCCGCGTACTGGGCACTCAAGTCATTGAAGAATGCCGCGGGGATTCCTGCAAACGAATGGTGCATTTACAAGCTCCAAGCTACTTGGTACAAATCACCGGAAGAGTTCGAGGCCCTGCCATGGGTGCAAGACGCGTTCGCGAACGGAATCCAGTTGTCCTTCATCCCCGTCTACGAGCCTTCATACCACACGGAGATGGACCAGCTTGCATCTCTGAAAGCCTTTTCAAAGACCAACTATACCATCTCCGCGGAGATTGAACTTATGTCGACAGACGGGGTGAGCTACGAGCTGCTTGACCTTGTCAAGGAGATGCAAAATAACCCCAACTTCCACATTAAGTCTACCGGAACTTT CTACTCCATCGGTGACTTCTTCGAAAAGGAATCCAACTTGACCTT CTTTGATACCGGGGCCTTTTCGCTCCCAGAGGACATCCGCCACAATAACTCGGTATATGTTTTCCAGGAGAACAAGCTACCAGTTCTACTTGATTCCAAGGTCAAAAATTACTCCGTTGATGGACATGACTATCGCTCCGATTTCAACTGGATTATGGAAGAAGGCTACAACTGGGTCATCACAGAGACTGTGGATATATGGGACGTTCTCCTTCGGAAGCAGGGCAAGCGCAACATTCAGCATATGATTGCCGATGGTCAGACCGTGGCCGACGAGAGCCGATCAAATGGGTGGTATAAGCGGCATGCAAAGGACTTCAGGATCTGA